The following proteins come from a genomic window of Megalobrama amblycephala isolate DHTTF-2021 linkage group LG1, ASM1881202v1, whole genome shotgun sequence:
- the LOC125262550 gene encoding mast cell protease 4-like, translating to MTIIISLLLLASLLPHLTFTAHVNVGIVNGNEVRPHSRPYMVSIQECGDHICGGFLISDQFVLTAAHCWKGRNILMVVVGAHDLRDSKSSDHIRVKSYIPHPKYSPTNKPHHHDADIMLLKLEKKVNLNNKVGVIPLPKKGEVTPDTACSVAGWGRLMTDGSRSDLLMEAKVSVMNNTECRNRWGALYSVSQMICVYGHGGSCFGDSGGPLVCGNTTVGITSFGAQHCNSPALPNVYTKISAYIQWIRTVTGNV from the exons ATGACCATCATCATCTCTCTGCTCCTGTTGGCCTCTCTGCTGCCACACCTGACCTTCACTG CTCATGTGAATGTGGGTATAGTGAATGGCAATGAAGTCAGACCCCACTCCAGACCTTACATGGTTTCTATTCAGGAGTGTGGGGACCATATCTGTGGAGGATTCCTCATTTCTGATCAGTTTGTCCTGACTGCTGCACATTGCTGGAAGGG ACGTAATATTCTGATGGTTGTTGTTGGTGCTCATGACTTAAGGGACAGCAAGAGCTCAGATCACATCAGAGTGAAGTCCTACATCCCTCATCCAAAATATAGTCCTACAAATAAACCTCATCATCATGATGCTGACATCATGCTTTTGAAG cttgagaaaaaagtcaatctAAACAACAAGGTTGGAGTGATACCATTACCAAAGAAAGGAGAAGTCACACCTGATACTGCCTGTAGCGTTGCCGGCTGGGGAAGACTGATGACTGATGGCTCAAGGAGCGATCTTCTAATGGAGGCAAAAGTGTCCGTAATGAATAACACAGAATGTAGAAATAGATGGGGAGCGTTATACTCGGTCTCACAGATGATCTGTGTATATGGACATGGTGGATCCTGCTTT GGGGATTCAGGAGGTCCTTTGGTTTGTGGAAACACTACTGTTGGTATCACATCTTTCGGTGCCCAGCACTGTAATTCACCTGCACTTCCTAATGTGTATACTAAGATTTCAGCATATATTCAATGGATCCGTACAGTAACTGGAAATGTATAG